In the Wyeomyia smithii strain HCP4-BCI-WySm-NY-G18 chromosome 2, ASM2978416v1, whole genome shotgun sequence genome, one interval contains:
- the LOC129723631 gene encoding eclosion hormone-like: MFTIRFIPFALCVAVFTIALVLNDAEANPQIDLLGGYDIIGVCINNCAQCKKMFGEFFEGHLCAEACIQFKGKMVPDCEDINSIAPFLNKLN, encoded by the exons ATGTTTACAATTAGATTCATTCCTTTCGCTCTTTGCGTTGCTGTTTTCACTATTGCACTCGTGCTTAACGATGCGGAAGCCAATCCCCAAATCG ATCTTCTCGGTGGATATGACATCATCGGAGTTTGCATCAACAACTGCGCCCAGTGCAAAAAGATGTTCGGCGAGTTCTTCGAGGGCCATCTGTGCGCCGAGGCGTGCATTCAGTTCAAAGGAAAAATGGTGCCGGACTGCGAGGACATCAACTCGATTGCTCCGTTCCTGAACAAGCTGAACTAG